A single window of Lates calcarifer isolate ASB-BC8 unplaced genomic scaffold, TLL_Latcal_v3 _unitig_852_quiver_3107, whole genome shotgun sequence DNA harbors:
- the LOC127142177 gene encoding NACHT, LRR and PYD domains-containing protein 3-like gives METSVKLQLLGTLEDLGDVELERFQWFLQDQELLDGFQAIKKFKLENANRLRTVDVMVETYTTENVMKVAELVLKKMKEYGGKQSSAVPEDPSARAAAAAAALNKCQPKLKSKLKKKFQCVFEGITKTGNQTLLNQIYTELYITEGGTGEVNDEHEVRQIETASRKPDRPETTIRQEDLFKASPGRDEPIRTVMTKGVAGIGKTVLTQKFTLDWAEDKANQDIHFTFPFTFRELNVLKEKKFSLVELVHHFFIETKEAEIWFEEFQVVFIFDGLDEYRLPLDFHNTEILTDVTESTSVDVLLTNLIRGKLLPSARLWITTRPAAANQIPPECVDMVTEVRGFTDPQKEEYFRKRFRDEDQASRIISHIETSRSLHIMCHIPVFCWITATVLEDVLKTREGGELPKTLTEMYIHFLVVQSKLKNIKYDGRAGTDPHWSPETKKMIESLGKLAFEQLQKENLIFYESDLTECGIDIRAASVYSGVFTQIFKEERGLYQDKVFCFVHLSVQEFLAALHVHLAFINSGVNLLSEEKSTSLLSKLLKEKSKHFYQSAVDKALQSPNGHLDLFLRFLLGLSLQTNQILLRGLLTQTGSGSETNQETVQYIKKKVEETPSAEKSINLFHCLNELNDRSLVEEIQQSLSSGRLSTDKLSPAQWSVLVFILLSSEKDLDVFDLKKYSASEEALLRLLPVVKASNKALLSDCNLSERSCEALSSVLSSQSSSLRDLDLSNNNLQDSGVKMLSVGLKSPHCSLETLSLSGCLITEEGCSSLVSALSLNPLPSER, from the exons ATGGAGACGtctgtgaagctgcagctgctgggaACTTTGGAGGATTTGGGAGATGTAGAACTGGAACGGTTCCAATGGTTCCTGCAGGATCAGGAGTTACTGGATGGTTTCCAAGCCATTAAAAAGTTCAAACTGGAGAATGCAAACAGACTGAGAACAGTGGATGTGATGGTCGAGACTTACACGACTGAAAATGTTATGAAGGTGGCAGAGTTGGTTTTAAAGAAGATGAAAGAGTATGGAG gaaaacaatcaTCAGCTGTTCCTGAGGATCCATCAGCtcgtgcagctgctgcagcag CTGCTCTTAACAAATGCCAGCCTAAACTCAAGTCAAAGCTGAAGAAGaagttccagtgtgtgtttgagggcaTCACTAAAACAGGAAACCAAacccttctgaatcagatctacacagagctctacatcacagagggagggactggagaggtcaatgatgaacatgaggtcagacagattgaaacagcatccaggaaaccagacagaccagaaacaaccatcagacaagaagacctctttaaagcctcacctggaagagatgaaccaatcagaacagtgatgacaaagggagtggctggcattgggaaaacagtcttaacacagaagttcactctggactgggctgaagacaaagccaaccaggacatacacttcacatttccattcactttcagagagctgaatgtgctgaaagagaaaaagttcagcttggtggaacttgttcatcacttctttattgaaaccaaagaagcagaaatctggtttgaagagttccaggttgtgttcatctttgacggtctggatgagtatcgacttcctctggacttccacaacactgagatcctgactgatgttacagagtccacctcagtggacgtgctgctgacaaacctcatcagggggaaactgcttccctctgctcgcctctggataaccacacgacctgcagcagccaatcagatccctcctgagtgtgttgacatggtgacagaggtcagagggttcactgacccacagaaggaggagtacttcaggaagaggttcagagatgaggatcaggccagcaggatcatctcccacatcgagacctcacgaagcctccacatcatgtgccacatcccagtcttctgctggatcactgctacagttctggaggatgtgttgaaaaccagagagggaggagagctgcccaagaccctgactgagatgtacatccacttcctggtggttcagTCCAAACTAAAGAACATCAAGTATGATGGACGAGCTgggacagatccacactggagtccagagaccaagaagatgattgagtctctgggaaaactggcttttgagcagctgcagaaagaaaacctgatcttctatgaatcagacctgacagagtgtggcattgatatcagagcagcctcagtgtactcaggagtgttcacacagatctttaaagaggagagaggactgtaccaggacaaggtgttctgcttcgtccatctgagtgttcaggagtttctggctgctcttcatgtccatctggccttcatcaactctggagtcaatctgctgtcagaagaGAAATCAACCTCCCTGTTGTCTAAActgttgaaagaaaaatcaaaacatttctaccagagtgctgtggacaaggccttacagagtccaaatggacacctggacctgttcctccgcttcctcctgggtctttcactgcagaccaatcagattctcctacgaggtctgctgactcagacaggaagtggctcagagaccaatcaggaaacagtccagtacatcaagaagaaggttgaagagactccctctgcagagaaaagcatcaacctgttccactgtctgaatgaactgaatgatcgttctctagtggaggagatccaacagtccctgagttcaggacgtctctccacagataaactgtctcctgctcaatggtcagttctggtcttcatcttactgtcctcagaaaaagatctggatgtgtttgacctgaagaaatactctgcttcagaggaggctcttctgaggctgctgccagtggtcaaagcctctaacaaagctct actgagtgactgtaacctctcagagagaagctgtgaagctctgtcctcagtcctcagctcccagtcctctagtctgagagatctggacctgagtaacaacaatctgcaggattcaggagtgaagatgttgtctgttggactgaagagtccacactgttcactggagactctcag cctgtcaggctgtctgatcacagaggaaggctgttcttctctggtctcgGCTCTGAGTCTCAatcccctcccatctgagaga